A region from the bacterium genome encodes:
- a CDS encoding PAS domain-containing protein codes for MAPFDLHMTDGGGSGEPATPGTGCGVPSCLHTQLFRESLVATAVHRLVVDAAGRPVDYVFVDANEAFERHTGLRVAEIIGRRATEVVPGLEATGLIGRYGAVVATGQPDVFEMEVPSLARHFSIHAFRTGPGHFAVTFQDVSAYVETSRALAAERHRMDQIANSISEIVWLMDADTGRMQYLSPAYEAITGRPAADVYADTAAFMDGVHPADLAAVRSDYEAHLAGRRFDRKFRYVRPDGEVRWVRSRTFPVTDAAGRVVAHSGSAVDITELKQAEEALQRESDLFAQGPVFRITWGPEPGWPVRSVSRNVTAILGYTPEEMTASGFRFAGIMHPDDLDRILGEVAGFLADGTRLFHLSYRLRDRAGTYRWFYDMTRYERDESGELAAIHGYMFDQTELRHSREALAHERERLANVITGTNVGTWEWNVQTGETVFNERWAAICGYTLQELAPVSIETWSRLAHPDDLPASRAALEAHFAGESEYYDVECRMRHKDGDWVWVHDRGRVVSRDEAGRPLAMFGTHSDITARRLASLELERLVEEAERANAAKSQFLATMSHEIRTPMNGVIGMTGLLLETDLDPEQERYASLVQASAESLLVIINDVLDFSKIEAGRLELEDIEFAPRPLLDGVMASLSIRAGEKGLNFACEVAPDVPEFLRGDPGRLRQILVNLLGNALKFTDAGEVAVRVAAEAVTADGAVLRCEVRDTGPGIPLERQDAMFQQFTQVDGSTARRHGGTGLGLAICRQLAGLMGGSIGVESTPGRGARFWFTARFGRGANPADPPAPVAAPDVPVATATVERPRLRLLLVEDNLTNQLVARGLLKRLGQTCDVAANGVEALAALAAAPYDLVFMDVQMPEMDGLEATRRIRGLAPGSLNAGVPVVAMTANAMRGDREECLRAGMDDYLAKPITKATLGEVLDRWAARLLVGVPAGVD; via the coding sequence ATGGCGCCGTTCGACCTGCACATGACCGACGGGGGAGGCTCCGGGGAGCCGGCGACGCCGGGGACCGGCTGCGGGGTCCCGTCGTGCCTGCACACCCAGCTCTTCCGCGAGTCCCTGGTGGCGACGGCCGTCCACCGCCTCGTCGTCGACGCCGCCGGCCGGCCCGTGGACTACGTCTTCGTCGACGCCAACGAGGCCTTCGAACGCCACACGGGCCTCCGGGTGGCGGAGATCATCGGCCGCCGCGCGACCGAAGTGGTGCCGGGCCTCGAGGCGACCGGGCTGATCGGCCGCTACGGCGCCGTCGTCGCCACGGGCCAACCGGACGTCTTCGAGATGGAGGTCCCGTCCCTGGCGCGCCACTTCTCGATCCACGCCTTCCGCACCGGCCCCGGCCACTTCGCCGTCACCTTCCAGGACGTCAGCGCCTACGTGGAGACCAGCCGGGCCCTCGCCGCCGAACGCCACCGGATGGATCAGATCGCCAACAGCATCTCCGAGATCGTCTGGCTCATGGACGCGGACACGGGCCGCATGCAGTACCTGAGTCCGGCCTACGAGGCCATCACCGGCCGACCCGCCGCCGACGTCTACGCCGACACCGCGGCCTTCATGGACGGCGTCCATCCCGCCGACCTCGCGGCCGTCCGGAGCGACTACGAGGCCCACCTGGCCGGCAGGCGTTTCGACCGGAAGTTCCGCTACGTGCGACCGGACGGCGAGGTGCGCTGGGTCCGCAGCCGCACCTTCCCCGTCACCGACGCCGCGGGGCGCGTCGTGGCCCATTCGGGGTCGGCCGTCGACATCACCGAACTGAAGCAGGCCGAGGAGGCGCTGCAGCGGGAGTCCGATCTCTTCGCCCAGGGGCCGGTCTTCCGCATCACGTGGGGGCCGGAGCCCGGCTGGCCGGTGCGGAGCGTCTCGCGGAACGTCACGGCGATCCTCGGCTACACGCCCGAGGAGATGACGGCGTCCGGCTTCCGCTTCGCCGGCATCATGCATCCGGACGACCTGGACCGCATCCTCGGCGAGGTGGCCGGATTCCTCGCCGACGGCACGCGGCTGTTCCACCTCAGCTACCGCCTGCGCGACCGCGCCGGCACCTACCGCTGGTTCTACGACATGACCCGCTACGAGCGCGACGAGTCGGGCGAACTCGCGGCGATCCACGGCTACATGTTCGACCAGACGGAGCTCAGGCATTCCCGCGAGGCGTTGGCCCACGAACGCGAACGGCTGGCCAACGTCATCACGGGCACCAACGTCGGCACCTGGGAGTGGAACGTGCAGACGGGCGAGACCGTCTTCAACGAGCGCTGGGCCGCGATCTGCGGCTACACCCTGCAGGAGCTGGCCCCGGTCTCCATCGAGACCTGGTCCCGGCTGGCCCATCCGGACGACCTGCCGGCCAGCCGCGCCGCGCTGGAGGCCCACTTCGCCGGCGAGAGCGAGTACTACGACGTCGAGTGCCGCATGCGGCACAAGGACGGCGACTGGGTGTGGGTCCATGATCGGGGCCGCGTCGTCTCGCGCGACGAGGCGGGCCGGCCGCTGGCCATGTTCGGCACCCACTCGGACATCACCGCCCGCCGCCTCGCCAGCCTCGAGCTGGAACGCCTGGTCGAGGAGGCGGAGCGGGCCAACGCCGCCAAGAGCCAGTTCCTGGCCACCATGAGCCACGAGATCCGCACGCCCATGAACGGCGTCATCGGCATGACCGGCCTGCTGCTCGAGACCGACCTCGACCCGGAGCAGGAGCGCTATGCGTCGCTGGTGCAGGCCAGCGCCGAATCGCTGCTGGTCATCATCAACGACGTCCTGGACTTCTCGAAGATCGAGGCGGGGCGGCTCGAGCTGGAGGACATCGAGTTCGCCCCGCGACCGCTCCTGGACGGCGTCATGGCGTCCCTGTCGATCCGGGCCGGCGAGAAGGGCCTGAACTTCGCCTGCGAGGTCGCGCCGGACGTGCCGGAATTCCTGCGGGGCGATCCCGGGCGCCTGCGCCAGATCCTGGTCAATCTCCTCGGCAATGCGCTGAAGTTCACTGATGCGGGCGAGGTCGCCGTGCGGGTCGCCGCCGAGGCGGTGACCGCGGACGGGGCGGTGCTCCGCTGCGAGGTGCGCGACACGGGCCCGGGCATCCCCCTCGAACGCCAGGACGCCATGTTCCAGCAGTTCACGCAGGTCGATGGGTCGACGGCCCGCCGGCACGGCGGCACCGGGCTCGGCCTGGCGATCTGCCGCCAGCTGGCCGGGCTCATGGGCGGGAGCATCGGCGTCGAGAGCACACCCGGGCGGGGGGCCCGCTTCTGGTTCACGGCCCGCTTCGGCCGGGGCGCGAATCCGGCCGACCCGCCGGCGCCGGTGGCGGCCCCGGACGTGCCGGTGGCGACGGCGACCGTCGAGCGGCCCCGCCTGCGCCTTCTGCTCGTGGAGGACAATCTCACCAACCAGCTCGTGGCGCGCGGCCTGCTGAAGCGGCTCGGCCAGACCTGCGACGTGGCCGCCAACGGGGTCGAGGCCCTGGCCGCCCTGGCGGCGGCGCCCTACGATCTGGTCTTCATGGACGTCCAGATGCCCGAGATGGATGGCCTCGAGGCGACCCGCCGCATCCGCGGCCTGGCGCCGGGCAGCCTGAACGCCGGCGTCCCCGTGGTGGCCATGACCGCCAACGCCATGCGCGGCGACCGCGAGGAGTGCCTGCGGGCCGGCATGGACGACTACCTCGCCAAGCCGATCACCAAGGCCACCCTGGGCGAGGTGCTCGATCGCTGGGCCGCGCGGCTGTTGGTCGGCGTTCCCGCCGGCGTCGATTGA